Proteins encoded together in one Bactrocera neohumeralis isolate Rockhampton chromosome 4, APGP_CSIRO_Bneo_wtdbg2-racon-allhic-juicebox.fasta_v2, whole genome shotgun sequence window:
- the LOC126755325 gene encoding LOW QUALITY PROTEIN: klaroid protein (The sequence of the model RefSeq protein was modified relative to this genomic sequence to represent the inferred CDS: inserted 1 base in 1 codon), which produces MAEFFKYYSWLTFLQSEHVANIMDDYQIETRRRSRSKTPFLRSSCDHENCEHAGEEGHTHHHQQKKKVPNVQTIVEETVEVASSILPAKQTQKSKTSDYSSEDTSPESKSKKTSISINEESSQKSKQMSSSSTNRTSTTTTSTTVVTKRKRVAASTPKAIENYLQESFASQFTGGTGVEAARQSYNEITQNALNTEFERSLRRAEAAGSNNSSINKSYSNILSSSNGDLSDHIAYLEYKRAGEYWNTTPXTDYTYSKHSSFRRELAPGIVAMPNMSRLGLRTHNERINHMTKQLTYDSGDEIDYQLDGYRKRQYNRYMQEQKQSWYTRIITTIVTTITSAWSAVTGGGAAAGYDSSLYTTKYGQEERGFFGSIAHGISSSISQLFRYVYISISSLLCLDTWLLQSSNADSKGRKRFLLLLLILLPLLLLGAWWLQDEEDRAYYLQRTQSLLPVSLLASWQSALYNGGNSFKGYIQQLPDNVKTSFNHYYASYVGGGAAGSGDSEAHMHIHNIEQRLQKALSAEEYENILNHVNSYVQELIDLKLAKQQREQALRAEQLSPAQMQMIAKLVLETVAQEKLKWGNAEAKLAELSEAEVLRLAELVRVQLEASDWADRPVPLSGENLLEIKRLITEHMELHEHKHYTMLLERIDLDALLLRILSAPQLAKFVDGRIALALESKHLHTEKLHEGSGHSAAYSEQQRLINELNNEIAFIKLALSDKLTENEGLHQSISKLKVTQDDLLKRMQDHELATDKRFSGLLLEIESKLATLKDEPFKLLNQQIKLSLVEILGFKATTPGGAPLEDIDLQNWVRSMFVAKDYLEERLLALNKGTDNKIREEIDRSGMLLMRDINERLKSVSALKEQINTALSEEEVHKIVKSVLNVYDADKTGLVDFALESAGGQILSTRCTENYQTKSAQISIFGIPLWYPTNTPRIAISPQVQPGECWAFQGFPGFLVLKLNSMVYVTGFTLEHIPRSLSPNGRIDSAPRNFTVWGLEHEKDFEPVLFGEYEFVDNNASLQYFPIKNKDIKRPYEIVELRIESNHGHAQYTCLYRFRVHGKPPAA; this is translated from the exons ATGGCAGAATTCTTCAA ATATTACAGTTGGTTGACCTTTCTTCAAAGTGAACACGTTGCCAATATAATGGATGATTATCAAATAGAAACGCGTCGACGTTCACGTTCAAAAACACCCTTCCTACGTTCCAGTTGCGACCACGAAAACTGCGAACATGCTGGCGAGGAGGGCCATACACATCATCACCAACAGAAAAAGAAGGTGCCCAATGTGCA AACTATTGTGGAGGAAACCGTGGAGGTGGCATCATCTATCTTACcagcaaaacaaacacaaaaatctAAAACATCAGATTACTCCAGCGAAGACACAAGCCCGGAGAGTAAATCAAAGAAGACCTCAATAAGTATCAACGAAGAGTCTTCACAGAAGTCCAAACAAATGTCGTCGTCGTCAACGAATAGGACCTCCACCACCACAACCAGCACTACGGTGGTCACAAAACGCAAACGTGTTGCCGCCTCCACACCAAAGGCCATAGAGAACTATTTACAAGAGAGTTTTGCCTCACAGTTCACCGGCGGCACTGGTGTCGAGGCTGCACGGCAAAGTTATAATGAAATTACCCAAAATGCGCTCAATACAGAATTTGAGCGTTCACTGCGCAGGGCGGAAGCCGCCGGCAGCAATAATAGCAGCATTAATAAATCGTATAGTAATATTTTGAGCAGTTCAAATGGCGATCTTAGCGATCACATTGCATACCTGGAATACAAACGTGCCGGCGAGTACTGGAA CACCACAC AAACGGATTATACCTACTCGAAGCATTCGTCGTTTCGACGGGAATTGGCGCCCGGCATTGTTGCCATGCCGAATATGTCGCGTCTTGGCCTGAGAACTCACAATGAACGTATCAACCACATGACCAAGCAACTCACCTATGATTCGGGTGATGAAATCGATTACCAACTTGATGGCTACCGCAAACGTCAATACAATCGATATATGCAAGAACAGAAGCAATCATGGTATACACGCATCATTACAACGATTGTGACGACAATCACCAGCGCATGGTCAGCGGTGACTGGTGGTGGTGCAGCTGCTGGTTATGACAGTTCATTGTACACAACGAAATACGGACAGGAGGAACGAG GTTTCTTTGGCTCCATTGCCCACGGCATATCATCGTCCATATCACAACTCTTTCGTTATGTTTACATATCGATTTCATCTCTACTTTGTTTGGATACTTGGCTCTTGCAATCGTCTAATGCCGACTCCAAAGGCAGAAAACGCTTTCTGCTGCTACTGTTGATCTTATTGCCATTGCTGTTGTTGGGCG CATGGTGGTTACAGGATGAGGAAGATCGCGCCTACTACCTACAACGCACACAATCTCTTCTGCCTGTTTCGCTGCTTGCTAGTTGGCAGAGTGCCCTCTACAACGGCGGCAACTCCTTCAAAGGCTACATCCAACAGCTGCCGGACAATGTTAAGACCTCATTCAACCATTACTACGCCAGTTATGTGGGTGGTGGTGCAGCAGGCAGTGGTGATTCCGAGGcgcacatgcatatacacaacATCGAGCAGCGACTTCAAAAAGCGCTCAGCGCCGAGGAATATGAAAACATATTGAATCATGTGAACAGTTATGTGCAGGAATTGATTGACTTGAAGTTGGCGAAACAACAGCGTGAGCAAGCACTGCGCGCTGAACAATTGAGTCCTGCGCAGATGCAAATGATTGCAAAGTTGGTGCTCGAGACTGTGGCACAAGAAAAACTAAAGTGGGGAAATGCTGAAGCAAAGTTGGCTGAGCTGAGTGAGGCCGAGGTACTTCGACTGGCCGAGTTGGTTCGAGTACAGTTAGAAGCCAGTGATTGGGCGGACCGACCGGTGCCGCTGTCTGGTGAAAATCTGTTAGAAATAAAACGCCTGATAACCGAACACATGGAATTGCATGAACACAAACATTATACGATGCTATTGGAGCGCATTGATTTGGACGCGTTGTTGCTGCGTATTTTAAGTGCACCACAGTTGGCCAAGTTTGTGGATGGGCGCATCGCTTTGGCGCTGGAGAGCAAACATTTGCATACAGAAAAGTTGCATGAGGGCTCCGGTCACAGCGCTGCCTACAGCGAGCAACAACGACTTATCAATGAGCTAAACAACGAGATAGCCTTTATCAAACTTGCACTCTCCGACAAGTTAACCGAAAATGAAGGACTTCATCAATCCATATCTAAGTTGAAGGTGACGCAAGATGATTTACTTAAGCGTATGCAGGATCATGAGTTGGCCACAGATAAACGCTTCAGTGGATTGTTGTTGGAGATAGAAAGCAAGCTGGCCACACTCAAAGATGAGCCATTCAAGTTGCTCAACCAACAAATCAAGTTGTCGCTAGTAGAAATACTAGGTTTCAAGGCAACCACACCTGGCGGCGCGCCCCTGGAGGATATCGATTTGCAGAACTGGGTGCGCAGTATGTTTGTGGCGAAGGACTACCTCGAGGAGCGTTTGTTGGCACTCAATAAAGGCACCGACAATAAGATACGTGAGGAGATAGATCGGTCCGGCATGTTGTTGATGCGTGATATTAACGAGCGTCTGAAGAGCGTGTCAGCGTTAAAGGAACAAATCAACACGGCATTGTCTGAGGAGGAGGTACATAAGATAGTAAAATCGGTGTTGAACGTTTATGATGCCGACAAAACAGGTTTGGTGGACTTTGCGCTGGAGTCTGCTGGCGGACAGATACTCTCTACGCGCTGTACTGAGAACTACCAGACCAAATCGGCACAGATATCCATATTTGGCATACCTTTGTGGTATCCCACCAATACGCCACGCATAGCTATTTCTCCGCAGGTACAGCCTGGTGAATGCTGGGCATTCCAAGGATTTCCGGGCTTTTTGG ttttaaaactaaattcaatGGTATATGTAACGGGCTTCACGTTGGAGCATATACCGCGTTCCCTTTCACCAAACGGACGCATTGATTCAGCGCCAAGAAATTTCACAGTTTGG GGTCTGGAACACGAGAAAGACTTCGAGCCAGTGCTTTTCGGTGAGTATGAGTTTGTAGATAACAATGCCTCCTTGCAATACTTCCCCATAAAGAACAAGGACATCAAGCGGCCATATGAAATTGTGGAGCTGCGTATTGAATCGAATCACGGCCATGCGCAGTACACGTGTCTATATCGCTTCCGCGTGCACGGTAAACCGCCAGCAGCGTAA
- the LOC126755333 gene encoding uncharacterized protein LOC126755333 codes for MKLEAVNGNLVSLTVKVPPAAEPDIPMGSEEVDEETHPQPTLASQEQQKRTKEDGCGEEGEKTVGGAGKKKGTRKKRSTNWEEAERCLLVEVIKPKVEYVENRNVDAKSIKSKRLAWMHITKQFNVLNFRHRSLEQIQVQWRSMKNTAKREYQQKTPNAGTLEGLSMVEFMEDMQKDATNSRPHGRSNGIIIKKELLSIDDEDTPLAALPTTTTTSDETLQASTLALPSPPQSAESQPEVTMKEQPQQNTAIRQRKKPIQKKKLQNNDNASTDGGSKAKKQHRLNITQNDAELLANSESDAQTSRALLSADDIIYKILPTDEKYKKQIFDLIKRSHLAEIEHARIEHEQRLSFETIHQELKLSYYRKNEELKLCQMREEHNARMRQNEQEHKARMRAYVLSSRNTPPKCTKNKVGCEVYDKVDDNSNASKPTSED; via the exons ATGAAGTTAGAAGCGGTGAACGGGAACCTAGTATCGCTGACAGTGAAGGTACCACCAGCGGCTGAACCAGATATTCCAATGGGCTCGGAGGAGGTGGATGAAGAAACACACCCACAACCTACATTAGCTTCCCAAGAGCAACAAAAGCGTACAAAAGAAGATGGTTGCGGAGAAGAAGGGGAAAAAACAGTAGGTGGTGCCGGCAAGAAAAAAGGCACCAGAAAAAAACGCTCAACTAATTGGGAGGAGGCTGAACGG TGCCTCTTGGTGGAAGTTATAAAACCAAAAGTCGAATATGTTGAAAATCGTAATGTTGACGCCAAGAGCATAAAGTCGAAACGCCTTGCCTGGATGCATATCACTAAACA ATTCAACGTACTAAATTTCCGACATCGCTCTCTGGAACAAATTCAGGTTCAATGGCGAAGTATGAAAAACACAGCAAAACGGGAATACCAGCAAAAGACTCCAAATGCTGGAACATTAGAGGGCTTGTCCATGGTAGAATTCATGGAGGATATGCAAAAGGATGCAACCAATTCACGCCCTCACGGACGTAGCAACGGCATTATAATCAAGAAAGAGTTACTAAGTATCGACGATGAAGATACGCCTCTAGCGGCCCTACCCACAACGACAACCACTAGTGATGAGACCTTACAAGCATCGACGCTTGCATTACCTTCCCCACCACAATCCGCTGAATCGCAGCCAGAAGTAACAATGAAGGAGCAGCCGCAACAGAACACAGCCATACGCCAAAGAAAGAAGccaatacaaaagaaaaaattgcaaaacaatGACAATGCCAGCACCGATGGTGGCAGTAAAGCGAAAAAACAGCACCGTTTAAAT ATCACCCAAAACGACGCTGAACTACTCGCCAACAGCGAAAGTGATGCTCAAACTTCCAGGGCGCTTTTGAGTGCAGATGACATAATCTATAAAATTCTTCCAACcgatgaaaaatataaaaaacaaattttcgacCTGATAAAACGTTCGCATCTGGCCGAAATCGAGCATGCTCGCATCGAACATGAGCAGAGACTCAGTTTCGAAACAATACATCAGGAACTGAAACTAAGTTATTATCGTAAAAATGAAGAGTTGAAGCTGTGTCAAATGCGCGAAGAGCACAATGCACGAATGCGTCAAAACGAACAGGAACACAAAG
- the LOC126755348 gene encoding putative ATP synthase subunit f, mitochondrial, with amino-acid sequence MAFGDYPAEYNPKVHGPYDPARFYGKADVPFGQIKVGEIGAWLSRRNKSPQAIAGAVSRAWWRWQHKYVQPKRAGVAPFFQVTLAAMTFFYAINYGKMRHHRNYKYH; translated from the exons ATGGCATTTGGTGACTATCCAGCTGAGTATAACCCAAAGGTCCATGGACCATACGATCCAGCTCGTTTCTATGGCAAag CTGATGTGCCATTCGGTCAAATCAAAGTTGGTGAGATTGGCGCTTGGCTGAGTCGCCGCAACAAGTCACCCCAAGCTATTGCTGGTGCCGTTAGCCGTGCCTGGTGGCGCTGGCAGCACAAATACGTGCAGCCAAAACGTGCAGGTGTTGCACCATTTTTCCAGGTTACCCTTGCTGCTATGACCTTCTTCTATGCCATCAATTACGGTAAAATGAGGCACCACAGAAATTACAAATATCATTAA